A single window of Methanofastidiosum sp. DNA harbors:
- the sppA gene encoding signal peptide peptidase SppA, with protein MKYNKKFLFLIFAIFVLITTTIGCNVDLSDIGIPSEKGGVTSSGEIDILKAKLSAYESQESMENKEIQKLREEIDRIKNQNIPLNGDVAVVRIFGILDQEDVLPITAQLRKLAEDKEVGGVVLWIDSPGGGVSAVTEIYDEIQRLNMRKPVVAYVGGVAASGGYYLAVASDKIIVKPDATLGSIGVIYVHEDLTEYFKMFGIKIEVIKTGEDKDLGASWRPLSNDDRENIKQMINEDFDRFIYVVSKGRNLSTEEVLKYSDGNVWSGTQAVSYKLADRVGTLDTAIEELKVTAGLKNPKVSFFQIADDGSISNMSYEFMRYQYEPSISIQKK; from the coding sequence ATGAAATATAATAAAAAATTTTTATTTTTAATATTTGCTATTTTTGTCCTTATAACTACAACAATCGGTTGTAATGTAGATTTAAGCGATATTGGAATACCCTCTGAAAAGGGAGGGGTAACTAGTAGCGGAGAAATAGATATTCTAAAAGCCAAACTTTCTGCATATGAGTCGCAAGAGTCGATGGAGAATAAGGAAATACAAAAACTAAGGGAAGAAATTGATAGAATAAAGAATCAGAACATCCCCCTTAATGGGGATGTAGCAGTGGTTAGAATATTTGGCATATTGGATCAAGAAGATGTACTGCCCATTACAGCACAGCTTCGAAAACTTGCAGAAGACAAAGAAGTTGGTGGCGTCGTTTTATGGATTGACAGCCCAGGAGGTGGAGTTTCCGCAGTCACAGAAATTTACGATGAGATTCAGAGACTAAATATGAGAAAACCTGTTGTTGCTTATGTAGGCGGCGTTGCAGCTTCTGGCGGCTATTACTTAGCAGTTGCAAGTGACAAAATAATAGTAAAACCTGATGCTACTTTGGGGAGCATTGGCGTAATATATGTTCATGAAGATTTAACAGAATACTTCAAAATGTTTGGTATAAAGATAGAAGTAATAAAAACTGGTGAAGATAAAGACCTTGGAGCTTCTTGGAGGCCATTATCTAACGATGACCGAGAAAATATCAAACAGATGATTAATGAAGATTTTGATAGATTCATTTATGTTGTTTCGAAGGGAAGAAATCTCTCAACTGAAGAAGTCCTAAAATATTCAGACGGAAATGTATGGAGCGGCACACAAGCTGTTTCTTACAAACTTGCCGATAGAGTAGGCACTCTTGATACAGCCATAGAGGAATTAAAAGTAACTGCCGGACTTAAGAATCCAAAAGTATCATTTTTTCAGATTGCAGATGATGGTAGCATCTCAAATATGAGCTATGAGTTTATGAGATACCAATACGAGCCTTCTATAAGTATTCAAAAGAAGTAA
- a CDS encoding FKBP-type peptidyl-prolyl cis-trans isomerase yields MRKYIFGLILIGLLLLSAGCAIEKKVEKGDTIKVDYVGKLQDGTVFDTSILDEAKNAGIYDESRIYEPLTLKVGDGSTIPGFENGLLGMKEGQTKTISIPPEQAYGPKDPNLRFTQTKILEEIPKTQEITRFEEIPKTFQATVSSFVTRYGQQPIVGMVVDLADWPGQVVQVTGTDVVIEHKPEVGKSITNEVTTLTITEIKASSIVLRYDPKVGDLLPTEIGNLMVLEVTDTIMKVEAMPQKQIETVFGIANVVESGDKYLIRVNPKVGDSIIYQNQVGEVVEVTADDFVVDFNHPLAGETLFFTVTTVIIEKGKETGFFEKYRLFIFGSLLIVVFAAAYVFMTKFYSKEDKEKKKEKPKTKKTKAAKEEMNGELKELASTVEEVQKGLDTKKEAKAKPKKPKAKKKTSKKKKE; encoded by the coding sequence ATGAGAAAGTACATTTTTGGACTTATTTTAATAGGATTGTTACTCCTTTCAGCAGGGTGCGCTATAGAGAAGAAAGTGGAGAAAGGAGATACGATAAAAGTTGACTATGTTGGAAAACTTCAAGATGGAACAGTTTTTGATACATCCATCTTAGATGAAGCAAAAAATGCGGGAATCTACGATGAGAGTAGGATCTATGAGCCTCTGACATTAAAAGTAGGAGACGGGTCGACTATTCCTGGATTTGAAAATGGATTATTGGGAATGAAGGAAGGCCAAACAAAGACTATTTCTATACCCCCAGAACAGGCTTATGGCCCTAAAGACCCAAACTTAAGATTTACACAGACTAAAATCTTAGAAGAAATTCCAAAAACTCAAGAGATAACAAGATTTGAAGAAATTCCAAAAACTTTCCAAGCAACTGTAAGCTCATTTGTTACTAGATACGGACAGCAACCCATTGTAGGCATGGTAGTTGATCTAGCCGATTGGCCAGGTCAAGTGGTTCAAGTAACTGGAACAGATGTTGTTATAGAACACAAGCCAGAAGTTGGAAAATCTATCACTAACGAAGTTACTACCCTTACAATAACAGAGATTAAAGCATCAAGTATAGTATTAAGATATGACCCCAAAGTTGGAGATCTTTTACCAACTGAAATTGGGAATTTGATGGTACTTGAAGTAACTGACACAATAATGAAAGTAGAGGCAATGCCACAGAAACAAATCGAAACAGTATTTGGAATCGCAAATGTTGTTGAATCCGGGGATAAATATTTAATTAGAGTAAATCCAAAAGTTGGAGATAGTATAATATATCAAAATCAAGTCGGCGAAGTAGTTGAGGTAACAGCAGATGATTTCGTTGTCGATTTCAATCACCCGCTTGCAGGCGAAACTCTATTCTTCACAGTAACAACTGTAATCATCGAAAAAGGCAAAGAAACAGGCTTCTTTGAAAAATACAGACTTTTCATATTTGGTAGCCTTTTGATAGTCGTATTTGCAGCTGCATATGTCTTCATGACAAAGTTCTATTCCAAAGAAGACAAAGAGAAGAAGAAAGAGAAACCAAAAACAAAGAAAACAAAGGCAGCCAAAGAAGAAATGAATGGCGAGCTAAAAGAACTTGCATCAACTGTTGAAGAAGTGCAAAAAGGACTTGATACTAAGAAAGAGGCGAAAGCCAAACCAAAGAAACCTAAAGCCAAGAAAAAGACTTCAAAGAAGAAAAAAGAGTGA
- the ahcY gene encoding adenosylhomocysteinase, with the protein MLYDVKDLSLSEKGRMRIEWAEREMPVLALIKDEFKRKNTLKGYKIGCCLHVTTETANLMITLKEGGAEVFLCASNPLSTQDDVAASLVKDYGIPVFAIRGEDRDTYYDHLNKVLDAKPNITMDDGGDLVSTIMKERSDVLPGIIGGTEETTTGVIRFKSMEKEGVLKYPIIAVNDAMTKHFFDNRYGTGQSTLDGIIRATNVLLSGKNFVICGYGWCGKGVSMRARGMGAKVIITEIDPIKAIEATMDGFQVMKMEEASKIGDIFVTVTGNKHVIREEHFKNMKNGAIVANSGHFNVEIDINSLEKLSTSKRTVRDSVEEYILKEGKKIYLLGEGRLINLAAAEGHPASVMDMSFANQALSAEYLSKEGKKLENKVYSVPLDIDRRIATLKLKSMGITIDTLTKEQEEYLSSWESGT; encoded by the coding sequence ATGCTATACGATGTGAAAGACCTCTCACTTTCCGAGAAAGGAAGGATGAGAATTGAATGGGCAGAGAGAGAAATGCCCGTATTAGCACTGATTAAAGACGAATTTAAAAGAAAAAATACTCTAAAAGGTTACAAAATTGGATGCTGTCTTCATGTTACAACTGAAACTGCAAATCTCATGATCACTTTAAAAGAAGGTGGCGCTGAAGTTTTTTTATGTGCTTCAAATCCTTTGAGCACTCAAGACGATGTTGCCGCATCACTTGTTAAGGATTACGGGATTCCTGTTTTTGCTATTAGGGGCGAAGATAGGGATACATACTATGATCATCTAAATAAGGTATTGGATGCCAAACCAAACATTACAATGGATGACGGAGGAGACCTAGTCTCTACAATCATGAAGGAAAGAAGCGATGTTCTTCCAGGAATAATTGGCGGTACAGAAGAGACTACGACGGGGGTAATCCGATTCAAAAGCATGGAAAAAGAAGGGGTATTAAAATATCCTATTATTGCTGTAAACGATGCTATGACAAAACATTTCTTTGATAACAGATATGGAACAGGGCAGAGCACTCTTGATGGAATTATTCGGGCTACAAATGTCTTGCTATCTGGGAAAAACTTTGTAATTTGTGGGTATGGCTGGTGTGGCAAAGGAGTTTCTATGAGGGCAAGAGGAATGGGCGCAAAAGTCATTATCACCGAAATTGACCCTATAAAAGCAATTGAAGCGACTATGGACGGATTCCAGGTAATGAAAATGGAAGAAGCTTCAAAAATTGGAGATATCTTTGTCACAGTAACGGGCAATAAGCATGTGATTAGAGAAGAACATTTTAAAAACATGAAAAATGGCGCCATAGTTGCAAACTCGGGCCACTTCAATGTCGAAATTGACATAAACTCATTAGAAAAATTATCAACTTCTAAAAGGACAGTTAGGGATTCTGTCGAAGAATATATATTAAAAGAAGGTAAGAAAATATACCTCCTCGGAGAAGGCAGACTGATTAATCTTGCCGCTGCCGAGGGTCATCCAGCATCAGTTATGGATATGAGTTTTGCAAATCAAGCTTTGTCCGCAGAGTATCTTTCTAAAGAGGGGAAAAAGCTTGAGAATAAAGTATATTCTGTACCTTTAGATATTGATAGAAGAATAGCCACTTTGAAGCTAAAATCAATGGGCATTACAATTGACACCTTGACAAAGGAACAGGAAGAATACCTTTCATCATGGGAGTCAGGAACTTAG
- a CDS encoding AMP phosphorylase: protein MLLKIKILDIEATDYPLVLMHKDDAKFLGVRRLGRVNVKLGKEEFVAVVDLTEKVVAKGEVGLYEYLCRKLDLSCSINAEVTLAPPPDSVHFIKKKLDGLSLAKEEILDIIEDTVENRLSDVELSAFVSAIYTRGLSNEEVINLITSMVNTGQTLDIKRKPVFDKHCIGGVPGNRTTMVMVPILGAAGLTIPKTSSRAISSAAGTTDTMEILCDVSFHKDEIERIVEKIGCCIVWGGGVDLAIADDKLIKIRNPLGLDPQSLLLASILAKKKASGSEKVVIDIPVSKNAKIKDMEVARKLARDFISLGETLEMEIKCMITYGGKPVGRGIGPALEAIDVLNVLGGKGPQDLREKSCEIAGLLFEMGGKAQRGRGKEIAEKMIDSGKALSKFREIIAEQGGNPKIKPEDIPVGTYKHTVKSEIEGRIDFMDTRMINMIARACGAPDDKGAGIYFHVEKGEKVTKGQDLYTLYSDKEKKIDNALEVLDGSPIGVEKVIFDIVEGELSL, encoded by the coding sequence GTGTTATTAAAGATTAAAATTCTTGATATTGAAGCGACAGATTATCCACTTGTTCTAATGCATAAAGACGATGCTAAGTTTCTTGGAGTCAGAAGACTCGGCAGAGTCAATGTAAAGCTGGGAAAAGAGGAGTTTGTCGCTGTTGTAGATCTGACAGAAAAAGTAGTTGCAAAAGGCGAAGTTGGGCTCTATGAATATCTGTGTAGAAAGTTAGATTTATCATGCAGTATTAACGCTGAGGTAACACTAGCCCCTCCTCCAGATTCCGTTCATTTCATAAAGAAGAAATTAGATGGTCTTTCTTTAGCTAAAGAAGAAATATTAGATATTATAGAAGACACAGTTGAAAACAGATTAAGTGATGTCGAACTCTCCGCTTTTGTGTCTGCAATTTATACAAGAGGACTTTCTAATGAAGAAGTAATTAATCTAATTACAAGTATGGTAAACACTGGCCAGACTCTGGATATTAAAAGAAAACCTGTTTTTGATAAACACTGCATAGGTGGGGTGCCAGGCAATAGGACGACTATGGTTATGGTTCCTATTTTAGGTGCCGCAGGTTTAACAATCCCTAAAACATCCTCAAGAGCAATTTCAAGCGCAGCTGGAACAACTGACACAATGGAAATACTTTGTGACGTCAGTTTCCACAAAGATGAAATCGAAAGGATTGTCGAAAAAATAGGGTGTTGCATAGTATGGGGTGGCGGTGTTGATTTAGCAATAGCCGATGATAAGTTAATAAAAATACGAAATCCTCTGGGATTAGATCCTCAATCTTTACTTCTTGCCAGTATCCTTGCAAAGAAAAAAGCATCAGGTTCTGAAAAAGTAGTTATAGATATACCTGTAAGTAAAAATGCTAAGATTAAAGATATGGAAGTGGCAAGGAAACTTGCAAGAGACTTTATTAGCCTTGGTGAGACGCTCGAGATGGAAATAAAATGCATGATCACCTATGGGGGAAAACCTGTAGGGCGTGGAATCGGGCCTGCGCTTGAAGCAATTGATGTTTTAAATGTACTAGGTGGCAAGGGGCCGCAAGATTTGAGAGAAAAGTCATGTGAAATAGCCGGACTACTATTTGAAATGGGTGGCAAGGCGCAGAGAGGAAGAGGAAAAGAGATTGCAGAAAAAATGATTGACAGCGGAAAAGCATTATCTAAGTTTAGGGAGATTATAGCTGAGCAGGGAGGAAATCCCAAAATTAAACCAGAAGATATCCCTGTAGGCACCTATAAACATACAGTGAAATCAGAAATTGAGGGAAGAATAGACTTTATGGATACACGAATGATAAATATGATTGCAAGGGCATGCGGGGCTCCAGATGACAAGGGAGCGGGGATTTATTTCCATGTTGAAAAGGGTGAAAAAGTAACAAAGGGTCAAGATCTTTACACTCTTTATTCTGATAAGGAAAAGAAGATAGACAATGCACTTGAAGTACTAGACGGAAGCCCAATAGGTGTTGAGAAAGTAATATTTGATATAGTTGAGGGTGAGTTATCGCTCTGA
- a CDS encoding RNAase P: MGWKERKNVRKKVASERIKELLKSSELHKNDEVLSRNSIRTAMAISRRHKIRISSKFKRKFCKKCFTILIPNKTVRVRTGKGKVTFTCLNCGNIKRIPYSKEKKIQSNLKK, translated from the coding sequence ATGGGATGGAAAGAGAGAAAAAATGTTAGAAAAAAAGTAGCTTCTGAACGTATAAAAGAACTTCTAAAGTCCTCAGAGTTACACAAGAATGATGAAGTTCTATCAAGAAATTCTATAAGAACAGCTATGGCAATCTCTAGGCGCCATAAAATAAGAATATCGTCCAAATTTAAGAGAAAATTCTGTAAAAAATGTTTCACTATTTTAATCCCAAATAAAACGGTGAGGGTTAGAACGGGAAAAGGAAAAGTTACATTTACCTGTTTAAATTGTGGCAATATAAAAAGAATACCTTATTCTAAAGAAAAGAAAATTCAAAGTAATTTAAAAAAATAG
- a CDS encoding DUF3795 domain-containing protein, giving the protein MIRKQCPNGDNGCLPKENKFCKIATCAYEMKINLCFECPDFPCEITKSGPISYRYCQYLASE; this is encoded by the coding sequence ATGATTAGAAAACAATGCCCTAATGGGGATAATGGATGTTTACCAAAAGAGAACAAGTTTTGTAAGATAGCAACTTGTGCTTACGAGATGAAAATAAATCTTTGTTTTGAATGCCCGGATTTTCCTTGTGAAATAACAAAGTCTGGGCCAATAAGTTATAGATACTGCCAGTATCTAGCAAGTGAATAA
- a CDS encoding CBS domain-containing protein, whose translation MIKVEEVMVRDVISVTIPATVNEALEKMQKYKKPDLPVINKEKELVGIISLDDIIKNPNEDQIALVMSRNFKSVKEGDGIKKVAKILLDNNLSRVPVISNGKLMGVVAVRDIVMNGISKLDLNDTCQKYMKEEVPCIWQDTPLRSALMIMVYSKSNFFMVLGNDGGIVGIVDTQDIMSSGEFLDELKTTELNISGEGDDWAWEPKNALHIVSKKLTLPLKPIKDVMSTELVTVSRKTTVSKCAKEMRKNSIEQIPIINAEGALIGIIRDVDIIKSLL comes from the coding sequence ATGATAAAAGTAGAAGAAGTAATGGTTAGAGATGTAATTTCGGTGACCATACCAGCAACAGTAAATGAAGCCCTCGAAAAAATGCAAAAATACAAGAAGCCAGATTTACCAGTCATAAACAAAGAAAAAGAGCTTGTTGGGATCATTTCCTTGGACGATATAATAAAAAACCCCAATGAAGATCAGATAGCTTTAGTAATGAGTAGGAATTTTAAATCAGTCAAAGAAGGAGACGGGATAAAAAAAGTTGCTAAAATTCTTTTAGATAATAATCTATCAAGAGTTCCTGTTATTTCTAATGGGAAGCTTATGGGTGTTGTGGCCGTTAGGGATATTGTAATGAACGGTATTTCAAAACTTGATCTAAATGATACTTGTCAAAAATATATGAAAGAAGAAGTGCCTTGCATTTGGCAGGATACTCCCTTGAGGTCTGCACTTATGATTATGGTTTACAGCAAATCCAATTTTTTCATGGTCTTGGGAAATGATGGCGGAATAGTGGGAATTGTAGATACCCAGGATATAATGTCTTCTGGGGAATTCCTAGACGAACTTAAGACCACTGAGCTTAATATTTCAGGTGAAGGTGATGATTGGGCGTGGGAGCCTAAAAATGCCTTGCATATAGTTTCAAAGAAGCTCACACTCCCTTTAAAACCAATAAAGGATGTAATGTCAACTGAACTTGTAACAGTTTCAAGAAAAACAACCGTCAGTAAATGTGCAAAAGAGATGAGAAAAAATAGCATTGAACAAATACCTATCATTAATGCTGAAGGGGCACTAATAGGGATTATTAGGGATGTTGATATAATAAAGTCCCTTTTATGA
- the ftsY gene encoding signal recognition particle-docking protein FtsY gives MFDSLKNKFSGLVDGVSSKKITEKDLNKILEDFELSLLESDVSMAVSEKIVNELKKKLTGEKIGLTSNKKDFVKIAVEETLTEILEYKKYNIFKEIDKKKKAGEIFSIAFVGFNGTGKTTTIAKFGKLLNDKGYKVVIAASDTFRAGSIEQLCLHAENIGIKVIKHNYGADPAAVAFDAINHAKARGIDVVLIDTAGRSEMNRNLMDEMKKLVRVSNPDMKIFVGDSLAGNAVAEQATKFSEIGLDGSILTKVDADSRGGAALSISYITGKPILFIGTGQGYDDLEPFDPKWLVERILP, from the coding sequence TTGTTCGACTCTTTAAAAAATAAATTTTCAGGTCTTGTAGATGGAGTTAGCTCCAAGAAGATAACTGAAAAAGACCTTAATAAAATTCTAGAAGATTTTGAACTTTCACTTCTTGAAAGTGACGTTTCTATGGCTGTTTCTGAGAAGATTGTCAATGAACTGAAGAAGAAACTTACTGGAGAAAAGATTGGATTAACTTCAAATAAAAAAGATTTTGTAAAAATAGCTGTAGAAGAAACTTTGACTGAGATACTTGAATACAAAAAATATAATATTTTTAAAGAAATTGATAAAAAGAAGAAAGCAGGAGAAATATTCTCAATAGCATTTGTTGGCTTCAATGGAACAGGCAAGACCACAACCATTGCAAAATTTGGTAAATTATTAAATGATAAGGGATACAAAGTTGTGATAGCGGCATCGGATACTTTCAGGGCGGGTTCAATTGAGCAACTTTGCCTGCATGCTGAAAACATCGGGATAAAGGTAATAAAGCATAATTATGGCGCTGACCCAGCAGCCGTTGCATTCGATGCAATAAATCATGCAAAGGCTAGAGGAATAGATGTTGTTCTAATAGATACTGCAGGCCGCTCAGAAATGAATAGAAATTTGATGGATGAAATGAAGAAATTAGTTAGGGTATCAAATCCTGACATGAAAATATTTGTTGGGGATTCTCTTGCAGGTAATGCTGTAGCAGAGCAAGCAACAAAGTTTTCAGAAATTGGCCTTGATGGTTCAATATTAACTAAAGTTGATGCCGATTCTAGAGGCGGTGCTGCTCTTTCAATAAGTTATATTACGGGCAAACCTATTCTTTTTATCGGAACGGGTCAAGGATACGACGACCTAGAGCCTTTTGATCCAAAATGGCTTGTTGAAAGGATACTCCCATAA
- a CDS encoding Lrp/AsnC family transcriptional regulator → MASEQPIKLDNLDKDILTELQKDATISYKDLSKKIGAAESTVYDRTRRLRQLGIIKGIVPLLDAKKCGKLTTAWIRVSIDSIKDIGRISKELAMIDELLEVHEISGEWDILVKTKVTDNEELRNLEVEKIGPIKGIKGLYSLIAVRTEKEDIRIKLESLEEQMALNSVD, encoded by the coding sequence ATGGCATCAGAACAACCAATTAAATTAGATAATCTGGATAAAGACATCCTGACTGAACTTCAAAAAGATGCAACTATTTCTTATAAAGATCTTTCAAAGAAAATAGGGGCGGCCGAATCTACAGTTTATGATAGAACAAGAAGGCTTAGGCAACTTGGTATAATTAAAGGGATAGTTCCTTTACTAGATGCAAAAAAATGCGGTAAACTTACAACTGCTTGGATAAGAGTCTCAATTGATAGTATTAAGGACATTGGGAGGATCTCGAAAGAGCTTGCAATGATTGATGAATTGCTTGAAGTCCATGAGATTTCGGGTGAATGGGACATCCTTGTTAAAACAAAAGTGACTGACAACGAAGAATTGAGAAATCTTGAGGTAGAAAAAATCGGCCCTATTAAAGGAATAAAAGGCCTCTATTCACTGATTGCAGTAAGGACTGAAAAAGAAGATATAAGGATAAAGCTTGAATCACTTGAAGAGCAAATGGCTTTGAATTCCGTTGATTGA
- a CDS encoding rubrerythrin family protein — MQEKTKKNLMEAFAGESQANRKYLAFASKAAQEGYPGIAKLFRAAAAAETVHAHSHLRALGGINTTKDNLKEAISGETHEFVSMYPKMIDEAKAEGEKIAEKSFAFANEVEQIHAGLYKKALDNLDNFPEKDYYVCSVCGYTVADEAPEKCPVCGAMKKAFNKVD; from the coding sequence ATGCAAGAAAAAACTAAGAAAAATTTAATGGAAGCATTTGCCGGAGAATCGCAGGCAAATAGGAAATATCTTGCTTTTGCAAGTAAAGCTGCCCAAGAAGGCTACCCAGGTATTGCAAAATTATTTAGGGCTGCGGCTGCTGCAGAAACTGTACATGCACACAGCCATCTTAGGGCGCTAGGCGGTATTAACACAACAAAGGATAATCTAAAGGAAGCGATCTCTGGAGAAACTCATGAATTTGTAAGCATGTACCCCAAGATGATAGATGAAGCTAAAGCAGAAGGGGAGAAGATAGCTGAGAAATCTTTTGCTTTTGCTAATGAAGTAGAGCAGATCCATGCAGGATTATATAAAAAAGCTCTTGACAACCTAGACAACTTTCCAGAAAAAGATTACTATGTTTGCAGTGTCTGTGGTTACACGGTTGCAGATGAAGCCCCAGAAAAATGCCCAGTTTGTGGTGCAATGAAAAAAGCATTTAACAAAGTAGATTAA
- a CDS encoding FprA family A-type flavoprotein, producing the protein MTPRTIKEGIYWVGFIDWDRRLFDSLIPTPHGTTYNSYMIKGSEKTMLIDTSDFGKENNLLTAIEMTGTKKIDYIVSNHAEQDHSGSLPKILEKYPEAKIITNAKCKELIESFLLIPSEKFIVVKDNEEISLGDKTIQFMIAPWVHWPDTMFSYLKEDRILFSCDFLGSHYASSELFVPDEKEVYLSAKRYYAEIMMPFRAMIKKHLERIDKLDIDIIAPSHGPLYDKPSFIIEAYKDWSGDSVKNQVIIPYVSMHGSTKVMVECLTEALTKKGIEVKLFNLEIADAGELLMSLVDAATIVVGASTMLVGPHPLAYYATYLVNAVRPKTRFVSIIGSYGWGGNTVEVLKGLISNIKVELVEPVYIKGYPKENDFKSLDKLAEEINKKHKEIGL; encoded by the coding sequence ATGACTCCAAGGACAATTAAAGAGGGTATATACTGGGTTGGATTCATTGATTGGGATAGAAGGCTCTTTGATTCACTAATTCCAACGCCACATGGTACTACGTATAATTCCTATATGATAAAGGGTAGTGAAAAGACGATGCTAATAGATACATCAGATTTTGGTAAAGAGAATAATCTTTTGACTGCAATCGAGATGACTGGTACAAAGAAGATAGATTACATTGTATCAAATCATGCCGAGCAGGACCATTCTGGATCTCTGCCAAAGATTTTAGAGAAGTACCCAGAAGCTAAAATAATTACAAATGCTAAGTGCAAAGAATTGATAGAGTCTTTTCTATTGATTCCTAGCGAAAAGTTCATAGTTGTAAAGGATAATGAAGAAATTTCTCTAGGCGATAAAACTATCCAGTTTATGATCGCGCCTTGGGTCCACTGGCCAGACACAATGTTTTCTTATTTAAAAGAAGATAGAATCCTTTTTTCCTGTGATTTCTTAGGATCTCATTATGCCTCAAGTGAGCTGTTCGTTCCAGATGAAAAAGAAGTTTATCTTTCGGCAAAAAGATATTACGCCGAAATAATGATGCCTTTCAGGGCAATGATAAAAAAACACCTTGAAAGAATAGATAAATTAGACATTGATATAATTGCCCCAAGCCACGGCCCCCTTTATGATAAGCCTTCATTTATTATTGAAGCCTACAAGGATTGGTCCGGCGATTCGGTCAAGAATCAAGTTATCATACCCTATGTATCGATGCACGGGAGCACCAAAGTTATGGTAGAATGCCTTACTGAAGCTTTAACCAAGAAGGGAATAGAAGTAAAACTGTTCAATCTTGAAATTGCCGATGCTGGTGAGCTTTTAATGTCACTAGTTGATGCTGCAACTATCGTAGTTGGAGCTTCTACAATGTTAGTTGGCCCACATCCTCTTGCTTATTATGCAACGTATCTTGTTAATGCTGTCAGACCTAAAACAAGGTTTGTTTCAATAATCGGATCTTATGGTTGGGGCGGAAACACAGTTGAAGTCCTAAAAGGATTGATTTCAAACATTAAGGTTGAATTAGTTGAGCCGGTATATATTAAGGGCTATCCAAAAGAAAATGACTTCAAATCGCTAGACAAGCTAGCAGAGGAGATAAATAAAAAACATAAAGAAATAGGATTATGA
- a CDS encoding rubredoxin: MNKYVCSVCGYVYNPAEGDPDGGIPPGTPFEKLPDDWTCPVCGASKSQFEKQED; the protein is encoded by the coding sequence ATGAACAAATATGTTTGCTCAGTTTGTGGCTATGTCTACAACCCTGCTGAAGGCGATCCTGATGGCGGTATTCCCCCAGGAACACCTTTTGAAAAACTTCCAGACGATTGGACATGCCCCGTATGTGGTGCAAGTAAGAGCCAGTTCGAAAAACAGGAGGATTGA
- a CDS encoding ferritin family protein: MSSFNNLKLYSTEDLIVTSLKSEVDSRAAYLKIKDSVKNAILKDKMDFLAKEEDKHRSFFEGLYKKKYPNKVIEMPNKTPVPLPEIKIKDEKIQISEVLQQAMNAEMAAHDFYLGVSNRFKDEKGIFNMLNYIADMEMGHYKLLEIEKDNLLRFESYEDSWPMMHVGP; the protein is encoded by the coding sequence ATGTCTAGCTTTAATAATCTTAAATTATATTCAACGGAAGACCTGATAGTCACCTCACTAAAAAGTGAAGTAGACAGTAGAGCGGCTTACCTCAAAATTAAAGATTCTGTCAAGAATGCAATCTTAAAGGACAAAATGGATTTTCTGGCAAAGGAAGAGGATAAGCATAGATCATTCTTTGAAGGCCTCTACAAGAAAAAATACCCAAATAAAGTTATTGAGATGCCCAATAAAACACCGGTGCCGCTACCAGAAATAAAGATTAAGGATGAAAAAATACAGATTAGTGAGGTACTTCAACAGGCTATGAATGCAGAGATGGCTGCTCATGATTTTTATCTTGGAGTTTCTAATAGATTCAAAGATGAAAAAGGCATCTTCAATATGTTAAATTATATAGCAGATATGGAAATGGGCCATTACAAACTTTTAGAAATTGAAAAAGATAATTTACTTAGATTTGAAAGCTATGAGGACTCCTGGCCAATGATGCACGTTGGGCCGTAA
- a CDS encoding MscL family protein, translating into MGFIQEFMDFLKEYKVVGLAVAFIMATASTSLVKSFVEDIIMPVITPFMPSGGWETAVINIGPIAIKAGSFLAQIINFVILALVVFIIAKKVLKEEKVEKK; encoded by the coding sequence ATGGGATTTATACAAGAATTTATGGACTTTTTAAAAGAATACAAGGTAGTTGGACTTGCTGTAGCATTTATTATGGCAACTGCTTCAACATCCCTCGTTAAATCTTTCGTAGAGGACATTATCATGCCAGTTATCACACCTTTTATGCCATCTGGCGGGTGGGAGACTGCAGTTATTAACATTGGGCCTATTGCAATTAAAGCAGGCTCCTTCTTAGCGCAGATTATAAACTTTGTAATATTGGCGCTTGTAGTATTTATAATAGCTAAAAAAGTCCTGAAAGAAGAAAAGGTAGAAAAGAAGTAA